In Corallococcus macrosporus, the following are encoded in one genomic region:
- a CDS encoding alpha/beta fold hydrolase, protein MDLMGGMQKAMRRVLVARGVVSETVTVGGQAVHHYALEGQGKGPPVVLVHGLGGSANGFGRTFFGLSKRFSRVLAPDLPGHGFSGEYCGGPTCVSNQFDVLRAYFRDVVKTPAVVVGNSLGGAMAVNLASEHPALVKALALVAPAGAELTPDALAALLGHFAVKSNADVRALTKRLFHRPPWAAMLLASELRKFYTTPTVQALAADALATQASIAPQAVRDLKMPVLFLWGGSERLLPPEILAWYRQHLPAQAEVHVVEGFGHVPQMERPDAFVSHLVGFADRAGL, encoded by the coding sequence GTGGACCTGATGGGTGGGATGCAGAAGGCGATGCGCCGTGTGCTGGTGGCGCGTGGCGTGGTGTCGGAGACGGTGACTGTCGGCGGTCAGGCGGTGCACCACTACGCGCTGGAGGGGCAGGGCAAGGGCCCGCCGGTGGTACTGGTGCACGGGCTGGGCGGCTCCGCCAACGGCTTCGGGCGCACGTTCTTCGGGCTGTCGAAGCGCTTCTCCCGCGTGCTCGCGCCGGACCTGCCGGGCCACGGCTTCTCCGGCGAGTACTGCGGCGGCCCCACCTGCGTGTCGAACCAGTTCGACGTGCTGCGCGCCTACTTCCGCGACGTGGTGAAGACGCCCGCCGTCGTGGTGGGCAACTCGCTGGGCGGGGCCATGGCCGTCAACCTGGCCTCCGAGCATCCGGCCCTGGTGAAGGCGCTCGCGCTGGTGGCTCCCGCGGGCGCGGAGCTGACGCCGGACGCGCTGGCGGCGCTCCTGGGCCACTTCGCGGTGAAGTCGAACGCGGACGTGCGCGCCCTGACGAAGCGCCTCTTCCACCGTCCGCCGTGGGCGGCGATGCTGCTCGCGTCGGAGCTGCGCAAGTTCTACACGACGCCCACGGTGCAGGCGCTCGCGGCGGATGCGCTCGCGACGCAGGCGAGCATCGCGCCCCAGGCGGTGCGGGACTTGAAGATGCCGGTGCTCTTCCTCTGGGGCGGCAGCGAGCGGCTCCTGCCCCCGGAGATATTGGCCTGGTACCGGCAGCACCTGCCCGCCCAGGCGGAGGTGCACGTGGTGGAGGGCTTTGGCCACGTGCCGCAGATGGAGCGGCCGGACGCGTTCGTGTCCCACCTGGTGGGCTTCGCGGACCGGGCGGGCCTCTAA